Proteins encoded within one genomic window of Komagataella phaffii GS115 chromosome 3, complete sequence:
- a CDS encoding P-type ATPase, ion transporter of the ER membrane involved in ER function and Ca2+ homeostasis, which yields MSSIVNNPTVLDAKLLVPKALVARPYVWPWTIIYPIWGNIYFNHYDEYIKGPEWTFVYFGTILSLQLLFWLMPHWNLNIRAKFQYNPVDKISEATHIRITPAPNTGLGEICEIRTDKFEDGETQVSFLYQKRRHLLHSDNVFSPPQFIVDENPQLGVFQESTGLSGPLSKMQRLYGKNLFDIPIPTFLELFKEHAVAPFFVFQIFSVALWCMDEMWYFSLFSLFMLVSFECTTVFQRRSTMNEFHSMGIKPYLIYVFRNKTWVNIQSDDLLPGDLVSITRTAEDSAIPCDLILVDGSCIVNEAMLSGESTPLLKESIKLRPATDSFDPEGLDKNSILHGGTSCLQVSSPEDPSVPLAPDGGALAIVTKIGFETSQGSLVRVMIFSSERMSVANKEAFFFILFLLVFAIVASWYVWVEGSKMGRIQSKLILDCIMVITSVVPPELPMELTMAVNSSLASLGKYYVYCTEPFRIPLAGRIDVCCFDKTGTLTAEDLVFEGLAGFDESDVHSLKKPNDVPEETLHVLGAAHALVKLDDGEVVGDPMEQATLKAAGWKLGDKDQLYKTDGKKQEKIKILRRFQFSSALKRSSSIATVHKKNFVAVKGAPETIKERLVDAPKHYENTYKTFTRAGSRVLALAYKPLPDNLSSNKITKFTREEVETDLLFAGFIVFHCPMKGDAIETIRMLNESSHRCVMITGDNPLTAVHVAKEVEISKRPTLILDLPEAHHGDHELIWRSVDESELIPFSSTDKIDESIFDKSDICLTGYALAKLMDHPQLTKLIRHTWVFARVSPSQKEFILNSYKEMGYKTLMCGDGTNDVGALKQAHVGIALLNGTEESLKKIQENKKIEAIQKMYQKQVDLMKRWNSPPPKVPPLIAHLYPPGPLNPHYLTALEKNGKTITDEIRASVAAANDGQVSAAVGASLNASSLADSLTGSMTDLEEEMEAPTLKLGDASVAAPFTSKLANVNTVTHVIRQGRCALVSTIQMYKILALNCLISAYSLSVLYLAGIKFGDMQATVSGMLLSVCFLSISRGKPIEKLSKQRPQPGIFNIYIMGSIIGQFAVHIITLIYIAIEIYKLEPREPQVDLEKEFKPSLLNTAIFLLQLAQQVATFAVNYQGKPFRESISENKGMYYGLVGVSFLCISGATEFVPELNQGMKFVPMDKLFKTKLTSCILLDVGLCFFIEQVLKYFFSDFKASDIAIHDEDEEEIEIKKNI from the coding sequence ATGTCATCTATTGTGAACAACCCAACGGTGCTTGATGCAAAGTTGCTAGTTCCGAAAGCTCTTGTGGCCAGGCCATACGTCTGGCCTTGGACCATAATATATCCCATCTGGGGCAATATCTATTTCAACCATTACGATGAGTATATCAAAGGTCCAGAATGGACTTTTGTGTACTTTGGAACAATTCTTTCCTTACAACTTCTGTTTTGGTTAATGCCTCATTGGAATTTGAATATTAGAGCAAAATTCCAGTATAACCCTGTCGATAAGATTTCTGAGGCTACTCATATCAGAATCACACCTGCACCAAACACTGGATTAGGTGAGATTTGTGAGATTAGAACAGACAAGTTTGAGGATGGAGAGACTCAGGTTTCATTTCTTTACCAGAAGAGAAGACATCTGCTTCATTCGGATAATGTATTTTCTCCTCCCCAGTTTATTGTTGATGAGAACCCTCAACTTGGTGTTTTCCAAGAATCCACAGGACTAAGTGGCCCACTATCAAAGATGCAGAGATTGTATGGTAAAAACTTGTTTGACAttccaattccaacatTCTTGgagttgttcaaagaaCACGCTGTTGCTCCATTTTTTGTgttccaaatcttttcCGTTGCATTATGGTGCATGGATGAAATGTGGTATTTTTCGTTGTTTTCGTTGTTCATGTTGGTATCCTTTGAATGTACCACTGTTTTCCAGAGAAGATCCACCATGAATGAGTTCCACAGTATGGGTATAAAACCATATCTCATTTATGTCTTCCGTAATAAGACCTGGGTCAACATTCAAAGTGACGATTTGCTTCCAGGCGATTTGGTTTCTATTACTCGCACAGCTGAAGATAGCGCTATTCCTTGTGATCTAATCCTTGTGGATGGATCTTGTATTGTCAATGAGGCTATGCTTTCAGGTGAATCGACTCCcttgttgaaagagtcCATCAAACTGAGACCAGCAACTGATTCGTTTGACCCTGAAGGTCTAGATAAGAACTCAATTTTACACGGAGGTACATCATGTCTTCAAGTGTCCAGTCCAGAAGATCCATCTGTTCCTCTTGCTCCAGACGGTGGTGCTTTAGCTATTGTTACTAAGATTGGTTTTGAAACTTCCCAGGGTTCTTTGGTTCGTGTTATGATATTTTCCAGTGAGAGAATGAGTGTCGCCAACAAGGAGgcattcttcttcattttgtttCTGCTAGTGTTTGCCATTGTTGCTTCATGGTATGTTTGGGTCGAAGGTAGTAAAATGGGTCGTATTCAATCTAAGTTGATCTTGGACTGTATAATGGTGATAACCTCAGTTGTTCCTCCGGAACTCCCTATGGAACTGACCATGGCAGTTAATTCCTCGTTGGCCTCTTTGGGTAAGTACTATGTTTACTGTACCGAACCCTTTAGGATTCCACTTGCAGGAAGAATTGACGTTTGTTGTTTTGACAAAACTGGAACGTTAACAGCCGAGGACCTTGTTTTCGAAGGATTGGCTGGCTTTGATGAATCCGATGTAcactctttgaagaaaccaaaCGATGTTCCCGAAGAAACTTTGCACGTTCTCGGAGCAGCTCACGCATTGGTTAAGTTGGACGATGGAGAAGTTGTTGGTGACCCAATGGAACAGGCAACATTGAAGGCTGCTGGATGGAAGCTAGGTGATAAAGACCAATTGTACAAAACCGATGGAAAGAAACAGGAGAAAATTAAAATTCTGAGAAgatttcaattttcttctgcCTTGAAGAGATCTAGTTCTATTGCCACTGTACATAAGAAAAATTTTGTTGCCGTGAAGGGTGCCCCTGAAAccatcaaagaaagactAGTTGATGCCCCTAAACATTACGAGAATACTTACAAGACTTTCACTAGAGCTGGGTCGAGAGTGTTGGCTTTGGCCTACAAACCATTACCAGACAATTTATCATCGAACAAGATTACAAAATTCACCAGAGAAGAAGTCGAGACTGATCTATTGTTTGCTGGTTTCATTGTTTTCCATTGCCCAATGAAAGGAGATGCTATCGAGACAATCAGAATGTTGAATGAGTCAAGCCACAGATGTGTTATGATCACCGGTGACAATCCACTAACCGCGGTCCATGTTGCTaaggaagttgaaattTCCAAACGACCTACACTTATCCTTGATTTGCCTGAAGCCCATCACGGGGACCACGAACTAATCTGGAGAAGTGTTGATGAAAGTGAGCTCATTCCTTTCTCGTCCACGGACAAGATTGATGAGAGCATTTTTGATAAGAGTGATATTTGCCTAACTGGGTATGCTTTAGCTAAGTTAATGGATCATCCCCAATTGACGAAGCTTATTAGACACACTTGGGTGTTTGCCAGAGTTTCACCTTCTCAAAAGGAATTTATCTTGAATTCCTATAAGGAGATGGGCTATAAGACACTGATGTGTGGGGACGGTACTAACGATGTTGGTGCTTTGAAACAGGCACACGTTGGTATTGCACTGTTAAATGGTACGGAAGAATCGCTGAAAAAGATCCAGGAAAACAAGAAGATTGAAGCCATTCAAAAAATGTACCAGAAGCAGGTTGATTTGATGAAGAGATGGAACTCTCCTCCACCCAAGGTTCCCCCTTTGATTGCCCATTTATACCCACCTGGACCATTGAATCCCCACTACTTAACTGCACTTGAGAAGAATGGTAAGACAATCACTGATGAAATCCGTGCTTCGGTAGCTGCTGCCAACGACGGACAAGTATCTGCTGCAGTGGGAGCATCTTTGAATGCTTCGAGCTTAGCTGATTCTCTTACTGGGTCAATGACTGATCTAGAGGAGGAGATGGAGGCCCCGACCCTGAAATTGGGTGATGCTTCAGTTGCAGCTCCATTTACTTCCAAACTAGCTAATGTCAACACAGTCACCCACGTTATTCGCCAGGGAAGATGTGCTTTGGTGTCGACTATTCAAATGTACAAAATTTTGGCATTGAATTGTCTGATTAGCGCTTATTCCTTGTCTGTATTGTACTTGGCTGGAATCAAGTTTGGTGATATGCAAGCCACCGTAAGTGGAATGCTGTTATCTGTATGCTtcctttcaatttctcGTGGTAAGCCAATTGAGAAATTGTCTAAACAAAGACCCCAACCTGGAATTTTTAACATTTATATCATGGGATCAATTATTGGTCAATTTGCTGTCCACATTATCACCTTGATCTATATCGCAATTGAAATTTACAAGTTGGAGCCAAGAGAGCCTCAAGTCGATTTAGAGAAGGAGTTCAAGCCATCATTGTTGAACACGGCTATTTTCCTGTTGCAATTAGCTCAACAGGTTGCCACATTTGCTGTTAACTACCAAGGTAAACCTTTTAGAGAGTCAATTTCTGAGAATAAAGGAATGTATTATGGTCTAGTAGGAGTTTCATTTTTGTGCATCAGTGGAGCAACTGAGTTTGTCCCTGAACTGAACCAAGGTATGAAATTTGTGCCTATGGACAAGTTATTCAAAACTAAACTTACTTCATGCATTTTGTTAGACGTTGGACTTTGTTTTTTCATTGAGCAAGTGCTCAAATATTTCTTCAGTGATTTCAAAGCAAGCGACATTGCTATTCACGACGAGGATGAGGAGGAGAttgagatcaagaagaacattTAG
- a CDS encoding Protein involved in the inositol acylation of glucosaminyl phosphatidylinositol (GlcN-PI), translating to MSTLKERKEEFVSDLTGGSISEIYVVTFVSLLSYIAWCWLKQRTSVFDTRSILGSLLDFALNWNSLLLSITLYSARPLTLNVLIILPCLALSFIKWKKGNEPSNRHIRGALSLQSLSVKQFLPHKPFITVYRSQMMVITCLAILAVDFKIFPRRFAKVETWGTSLMDLGVGSFVFSMGLVSCRSVLAATFTKSKTFTASQLIHTLVGVTPVFVLGLFRSISVKSLDYQEHVTEYGKHWNFFFTLGFLPPIAVLLSPLTKFIPHFWLSLLIGGFYEFILVNTNLLHYILLAPRVDLISDNKEGIFSLFGYLSIFLGGQATGLFLLPVCKTRNNLFWPSSKNEVVRFQSSPHPFKLLSLSVSPFQGLVYLATFYHVSFYVINTCYIYTVSRRVANLLYILWVCGYNTTFLAGYVLVDQYFWPNSDVKFTDQPLTPLQEERYNNVSKLIYVQRTPPILHALNNNSLLIFLAANLSTGVINMALNTLDCTDGKAIVVLIGYELFLASLSGLLLYFNIVIR from the exons ATGTCAACACTTAAAGAACGAAAAGAGGAGTTTGTTTCCGATCTTACAGGAGGCTCAATCTCCGAAATATACGTAGTTACTTTTGTGTCATTG TTAAGTTATATCGCTTGGTGCTGGCTTAAACAGAGAACCAGTGTATTTGACACAAGAAGTATACTGGGAAGTCTGCTTGATTTTGCCCTCAATTGGAATAGTTTGCTGCTCTCCATCACACTATACAGTGCCAGACCTTTAACGCTGAACGTGCTTATCATCTTGCCATGCCTTGCGCTCAGCTTCATCAAGTGGAAGAAAGGGAATGAGCCTAGTAACAGACACATTAGAGGAGCCTTGTCTCTTCAATCGCTGTCAGTGAAACAGTTTCTTCCTCATAAACCATTTATAACTGTTTATCGGTCGCAAATGATGGTCATAACCTGTCTTGCCATTTTGGCCGTGGACTTCAAGATATTTCCAAGGCGATTTGCCAAGGTTGAGACTTGGGGAACAAGTTTGATGGATTTGGGCGTTGgttcttttgtcttttcaaTGGGGCTAGTGAGTTGCCGCTCCGTATTAGCTGCAACTTTTACAAAATCCAAAACATTCACTGCCTCCCAGCTTATTCACACGTTGGTCGGAGTCACTCCAGTTTTTGTTCTTGGCCTGTTCCGGTCAATATCTGTTAAATCTTTGGATTATCAGGAACATGTCACTGAATACGGTAAGCAttggaatttcttttttacCTTAGGCTTTCTTCCACCTATTGCTGTTTTACTGTCCCCATTGACAAAGTTCATCCCGCACTTTTGGTTAAGTTTACTGATTGGTGGTTTCTACGAGTTTATCTTGGTAAACACCAATCTTTTGCACTATATTTTACTGGCTCCAAGAGTTGACCTGATCAGTGACAACAAAGAGGGaattttcagtttgttcGGTTATCTTTCTATCTTTCTGGGTGGACAAGCAACCGGATTATTCCTTCTTCCAGTGTGCAAAACTAGAAACAATTTGTTTTGGCCGAGCTCCAAGAATGAAGTGGTTCGTTTTCAATCATCGCCTCACCCTTTCAAATTATTATCCCTTTCAGTTTCACCTTTTCAAGGCTTAGTGTACTTGGCAACCTTCTATCACGTCTCATTCTATGTCATAAACACATGCTACATTTATACTGTCAGTCGAAGAGTTGCCAATCTTCTCTACATTTTGTGGGTTTGTGGCTACAACACAACGTTCTTGGCGGGTTATGTACTAGTAGACCAATATTTTTGGCCGAACAGCGATGTCAAGTTTACAGACCAACCATTGACtcctcttcaagaagaaagatacAACAACGTTTCCAAATTGATATATGTGCAAAGAACCCCTCCAATATTGCACGCTTTGAACAATAATagtttgttgatatttttggCTGCAAATTTGTCAACAGGTGTTATCAATATGGCATTGAACACTTTGGATTGCACTGATGGAAAAGCTATTGTTGTTCTGATAGGCTATGAACTATTCCTTGCATCGTTATCTGGTCTGCTTCTGTATTTTAACATTGTTATTCGTTGA
- a CDS encoding Alpha-1,2-mannosyltransferase, responsible for addition of the first alpha-1,2-linked mannose: protein MFGKRRQVRKLLIWVVLLLIVYFFGLQFRAKNSAHQSSIRSFYADNKEFFDRQYSRYDEYDIIDNMNSHNELLQEQFRNGKLAAGLRGVAEEPNSDEVTDDTAIEEDEQAAMINFPKRSPQREKSLVELRKFYKNVLSIIINNKPAMPIENPRDPTPNENALKRKFGKSGIINIALHDTDPSLPILSEAYLRDSLQLSPSFIASLSKSHSAVVKAFPPSFPANAYNGTGIVFIGGQKFSWLSLLSIENLRKTGSKVPVELIIPFAHEYEPQLCEEILPKLNATCVLLQETVGIDLLKSGHLKGYQFKSLALLASSFEQVLLVDSDNIIVENPDPIFDSEVFQRTGLVLWPDFWRRVTHPDYYKIAGIKLGSERVRHVVDSYTDPSLYTSSSEDPFTDIPLHDREGAIPDGSTESGQILISKTKHCQTILLSLYYNFFGPDYYYPLFTQGASGEGDKETFLAAANYYKLPFYNIKKGVDVIGYWKPDQSAYQGCGMLQYDPIVDYQNLQTFLKTHKGSRVNKLEQSELDKPGLLSRLIPKFFFRKTFDEHQLQSHFTKDRSKIMFIHSNFPKLDPFGLKLHNYLFVDQDTHKPRIRMYADQTGLSFDFELRQWIIIHEYFCEYPDFNLKYLENANVKPQDLCMFIKEELNFLQNNPIQLT, encoded by the coding sequence ATGTTTGGAAAGAGGAGGCAGGTAAGAAAATTACTTATATGGGTTGTCTTACTGTTGATAGTTTACTTTTTTGGTTTGCAATTTAGAGCCAAAAACTCAGCTCATCAGTCTTCCATCAGGAGCTTTTATGCGGATAACAAAGAGTTTTTTGATCGGCAATACAGCAGATATGACGAGTATGATATCATAGACAACATGAATAGCCATAACGAGTTACTACAGGAACAGTTTCGCAATGGAAAGCTCGCTGCGGGACTCAGAGGTGTAGCCGAAGAACCTAATTCCGATGAGGTTACAGATGACACTGCCATCGAAGAAGACGAGCAAGCTGCAATGATTAATTTCCCGAAGAGATCTCCCCAGAGAGAGAAGAGTCTAGTTGAGTTACGCAAGTTTTACAAGAACGTGCTTTCGATTAtaatcaacaacaaaccTGCTATGCCAATTGAAAATCCTCGTGATCCCACACCTAACGAAAACGCACTCAAGAGAAAGTTCGGTAAAAGTGGAATCATCAACATTGCTTTACATGACACCGATCCTTCGCTGCCTATTCTTTCTGAAGCGTATCTCCGGGACTCGTTGCAGTTGAGCCCCTCTTTTATTGCCTCATTGTCCAAATCCCACAGCGCCGTGGTAAAGGCGTTTCCCCCTTCCTTTCCTGCGAATGCATATAATGGGACAGGAATTGTATTTATTGGTggtcaaaagttttcctGGTTATCATTACTTTCTATCGAAAACCTTAGGAAAACAGGATCCAAAGTACCTGTCGAGTTGATAATCCCATTTGCACATGAATATGAACCTCAATTATGTGAAGAGATACtaccaaagttgaatgctACTTGCGTTCTTTTGCAGGAGACTGTGGGAATTGATCTGCTTAAATCTGGACATCTCAAAGGGTACCAGTTTAAGTCATTAGCGCTTTTGGCCTCCTCTTTTGAGCAGGTTCTACTAGTAGACTCTGATAACatcattgttgaaaatCCAGACCCCATATTTGATTCAGAGGTTTTTCAACGGACGGGATTAGTGTTGTGGCCTGATTTCTGGAGGCGCGTTACCCATCCTGATTACTATAAGATTGCTGGCATCAAGTTGGGCTCTGAACGAGTAAGGCATGTTGTTGACTCCTACACTGACCCCTCGTTGTATACCTCTAGTTCGGAAGATCCCTTTACCGATATTCCTTTGCATGATAGGGAAGGGGCAATTCCAGATGGTTCCACAGAATCTGGCCAAATACTAATATCCAAGACCAAACATTGCCAAACGATCCTTCTATCTTTGTATTATAACTTTTTTGGACCAGATTACTACTACCCTCTGTTCACCCAAGGAGCAAGCGGAGAAGGAGATAAAGAGACCTTTTTAGCTGCTGCTAACTACTATAAACTACCATTTTACAACATCAAGAAAGGTGTGGACGTCATTGGATATTGGAAGCCTGACCAATCTGCATATCAGGGTTGCGGTATGCTGCAATACGACCCAATCGTAGATTATCAAAACTTACAAACATTTTTAAAGACTCATAAAGGCTCAAGGGTCAACAAACTTGAACAGTCGGAGCTAGACAAACCCGGATTACTATCCAGATTAATAccaaaatttttctttcgcaaaacttttgatgagCATCAGCTTCAGAGTCATTTCACCAAGGACAGATCTAAGATCATGTTTATACactcaaactttccaaaactaGACCCATTTGGATTGAAGCTTCACAACTATCTTTTTGTAGATCAAGACACTCATAAACCAAGGATAAGAATGTATGCGGACCAAACAGGACTTTCATTTGACTTTGAGCTCCGTCAATGGATTATCATTCATGAATACTTTTGTGAGTACCCagatttcaacttgaaatatttggagAACGCTAACGTGAAGCCTCAAGATTTATGTATGTTCATCAAGGAAGAGCTAAACTTTTTACAGAATAACCCAATACAATTGACGTGA
- a CDS encoding Delta(24)-sterol C-methyltransferase: MTTSTTEQESQPLAPKNYEQDREFAKALHGKDAAKKTGLGAWVTKDASAQEVAVDGYFKHWNGKTDQEAEHSRKSDYSELTKHYYNLVTDFYEYGWGSSFHFSRYYRGEAFRQATARHEHYLALKMGITENMKVLDVGCGVGGPAREIARFTGCSVVGLNNNDYQVERAEFYSKKYNMTKQLSYVKGDFMQMDFEPETFDAVYAIEATVHAPVLEGVYSEIYKVLKPGGAFGVYEWVMTDAYDETNPEHRAIAYGIEVGDGIPKMYKRQVAEDALKNVGFEVEYQKDMADMDDDIPWYYPLSGQLKYVQTLGDIFTIFRTSKIGRTVTTETVGLMEKLGLAPKGSRQVTNALEDAAVNLVKGGELKLFTPMMLYVARKPLDAK; this comes from the coding sequence ATGACTACCTCTACAACTGAACAAGAAAGCCAGCCACTTGCCCCAAAGAACTATGAGCAAGATAGAGAATTTGCAAAGGCTTTGCACGGCAAGGATGCCGCTAAGAAAACCGGTCTCGGAGCTTGGGTCACAAAGGACGCCTCAGCCCAAGAAGTAGCGGTCGATGGCTACTTCAAGCACTGGAATGGTAAGACTGATCAGGAAGCTGAACACTCAAGAAAGAGTGATTATTCGGAGCTGACCAAGCATTACTACAACCTGGTTACTGATTTCTACGAGTACGGTTGGGGTTCTTCGTTTCATTTTTCTAGATACTACAGAGGAGAGGCCTTCAGACAGGCTACCGCTAGGCACGAACATTACCTGGCCCTGAAAATGGGTATCACCGAAAAcatgaaagttttggacGTTGGATGTGGTGTCGGTGGTCCAGCAAGAGAGATTGCCCGTTTCACTGGTTGTTCTGTCGTTGGTTTAAACAACAACGATTACCAGGTTGAAAGAGCAGAATTCTATTCCAAGAAATACAACATGACGAAGCAATTGTCATACGTAAAAGGTGACTTCATGCAAATGGACTTTGAGCCCGAGACCTTCGATGCTGTGTACGCCATTGAGGCCACTGTTCACGCCCCAGTGTTGGAAGGTGTTTATAGTGAGATTTACAAGGTGCTGAAACCAGGAGGAGCATTTGGGGTGTATGAGTGGGTTATGACCGATGCATATGACGAAACAAACCCGGAACACCGTGCCATTGCCTACGGTATTGAAGTTGGTGACGGTATCCCAAAGATGTACAAGAGACAAGTTGCAGAAGATGCACTGAAAAATGTCGGATTTGAAGTAGAGTACCAGAAAGACATGGCAGACATGGACGACGATATCCCATGGTACTATCCTCTTTCCGGTCAATTAAAGTATGTCCAGACTCTGGGTGACATATTCACCATCTTCAGAACTAGTAAGATTGGTAGAACAGTTACCACTGAAACCGTTGGATTAATGGAAAAGTTGGGATTGGCCCCCAAGGGTTCAAGACAAGTTACCAACGCATTGGAAGATGCCGCCGTTAACTTGGTGAAGGGTGGTGAACTTAAGCTCTTTACACCCATGATGTTATACGTTGCCAGAAAACCATTGGATGCCAAATAA
- a CDS encoding Putative vacuolar Fe2+/Mn2+ transporter, whose product MAVVTLKNAILSLFPANTSDSQNEPLLGEDSTGNAGYAARDVQGLESEIESNSTKTQNISEDNQNQTVLWGLFEKVDPRVMSDIIIGLSDGLTVPFALTAGLSSLGDSKLVITGGMAELVSGSISMGLGGFLAARSESEFYKSQVRKEKQLFFNNKELLEEELEDIFLDIGMSETTTESAIRDLSKSPKAMIDFIIRHGKGLEEPADGRQVTSALTIGLSYFLGGFVPLVPYFFTAIVQTGLIISVLVMGVTLFWFGYLKTAISMGEDCSLWMRVSEGLQMVLIGSIAAGSAWGLVRVIDTN is encoded by the coding sequence ATGGCAGTGGTCACATTAAAGAATGCGATTCTATCACTTTTTCCAGCAAACACGTCGGATTCCCAAAACGAGCCTCTACTAGGGGAGGATTCCACTGGTAATGCCGGCTATGCTGCTCGGGATGTGCAGGGATTAGAGAGTGAAATAGAGTCGAATTCAACAAAGACACAAAACATCAGCGAGGATAATCAAAACCAGACTGTCCTTTGGGGTTTATTTGAGAAGGTAGACCCAAGAGTCATGTCAGATATTATTATTGGGCTTTCAGACGGATTAACAGTACCGTTCGCTCTTACAGCAGGATTGTCTTCTTTAGGGGACTCCAAGTTGGTGATTACTGGTGGTATGGCCGAGTTAGTTTCCGGTTCCATCTCTATGGGTCTTGGTGGTTTCCTTGCGGCTAGGTCTGAATCTGAGTTTTACAAATCTCAAGTTCGAAAGGAGAAACaattatttttcaataacaaGGAACTGctggaagaagaattagaaGACATTTTCCTTGATATAGGTATGTCCGAAACCACAACAGAATCAGCAATCAGGGATTTGTCAAAGTCTCCAAAGGCAATGATTGATTTCATTATTAGACACGGAAAAGGTTTAGAGGAACCTGCTGACGGAAGGCAGGTTACCAGTGCTCTAACGATTGGATTGTCATACTTCTTGGGGGGCTTCGTACCGTTGGTCCCGTATTTTTTCACGGCTATTGTGCAAACTGGATTGATCATTTCAGTTCTTGTTATGGGAGTCACATTGTTTTGGTTTGGATACCTTAAAACAGCTATATCAATGGGAGAGGACTGTTCTCTGTGGATGAGAGTCAGCGAGGGTCTGCAGATGGTACTTATTGGTTCGATAGCTGCTGGGTCTGCTTGGGGATTGGTGAGAGTAATTGACACTAATTGA